One window of the Klebsiella sp. WP3-W18-ESBL-02 genome contains the following:
- a CDS encoding lipoprotein: MRYSNLAFILPAALLLSACTTVTPAYKDTGARVGQCVEGGPDTVAQKFYDSQIQRRTSDYTALRPYLSDGLAKLLSDSSQDASTRTLMQSGLFSSSTAVPDSADVASASTIPNTDARNIPLRVDLKQGTQSWKDEVLMIREGQCWAVDDVRYLGNNSHAPAGTLRQSLEKR, encoded by the coding sequence ATGCGTTACTCCAACCTTGCATTTATCCTCCCTGCCGCGCTGCTGCTGAGCGCCTGCACCACTGTCACCCCTGCTTACAAAGATACCGGCGCGCGCGTCGGGCAATGCGTGGAAGGCGGCCCGGACACCGTGGCACAAAAATTTTATGACAGCCAGATCCAGCGTCGGACCAGCGACTACACCGCGCTGCGGCCGTATCTGAGCGATGGGCTGGCCAAACTGCTGAGCGACAGCAGCCAGGACGCCAGCACGCGCACGCTGATGCAGTCGGGGCTGTTCTCCAGCAGCACCGCCGTACCGGATAGCGCCGACGTCGCCAGCGCCTCGACCATTCCTAACACCGACGCGCGCAATATTCCGCTACGCGTCGACTTGAAACAGGGAACCCAAAGCTGGAAAGACGAAGTGCTGATGATTCGCGAAGGTCAGTGCTGGGCGGTGGATGACGTGCGTTATCTCGGCAACAATAGCCATGCGCCAGCGGGCACGCTGCGCCAATCTCTCGAAAAACGTTAA
- the artP gene encoding arginine ABC transporter ATP-binding protein ArtP, with product MSIKLDGINCFYGAHQALFDITLQCPEGETLVLLGPSGAGKSSLLRVLNLLEMPKSGTLAIAGNHFDFAKTPSDKAIRELRQNVGMVFQQYNLWPHLTVVQNLIEAPCRVLGLSKDQAMARAEKLLERLRLKPFSDRYPLHLSGGQQQRVAIARALMMEPQVLLFDEPTAALDPEITAQIVSIIHELAETNITQVIVTHEVEVARKTASRVVYMENGYIVEQGDASCFNSPQTEAFRNYLSH from the coding sequence ATGAGCATTAAATTAGACGGCATTAACTGCTTTTATGGCGCGCATCAGGCGCTGTTCGACATCACGCTGCAGTGCCCGGAGGGCGAAACGCTGGTACTGCTTGGCCCAAGCGGCGCGGGTAAAAGCTCCCTGCTGCGCGTGCTGAATCTGCTGGAGATGCCGAAGTCCGGTACTCTGGCGATTGCGGGTAATCATTTCGATTTTGCCAAAACGCCGTCAGATAAAGCGATTCGCGAACTGCGTCAAAACGTCGGCATGGTCTTCCAGCAGTACAACCTCTGGCCGCACCTGACCGTGGTTCAGAATCTGATCGAAGCGCCGTGCCGCGTGCTGGGGCTGAGTAAAGATCAGGCGATGGCGCGCGCGGAAAAACTGCTCGAGCGTTTACGCCTCAAACCGTTCAGCGACCGCTATCCGCTGCACCTGTCCGGCGGTCAGCAGCAGCGTGTGGCGATCGCCCGCGCGCTGATGATGGAGCCGCAGGTGCTGCTGTTTGATGAGCCCACCGCCGCCCTTGATCCGGAAATCACCGCCCAAATCGTCAGCATCATTCATGAACTGGCTGAAACCAACATTACCCAGGTCATCGTCACCCACGAAGTGGAAGTGGCACGCAAGACCGCCAGCCGCGTGGTGTACATGGAAAACGGTTATATCGTCGAACAAGGCGATGCAAGCTGCTTTAACAGCCCACAGACCGAGGCTTTTAGAAATTATCTTTCTCACTGA
- the artI gene encoding arginine ABC transporter substrate-binding protein ArtI: protein MKKVLIAALLASVSLSAAAAQTIRFATEASYPPFESMDANNQIVGFDVDLANALCKEIDATCTFSNQSFDSLIPSLKFRRIDAVMAGMDITPEREKQVLFTTPYYDNSALFVGVKGKFTGIDQLKGKKVGVQNGTTHQKFIMDKHPEITTVPYDSYQNAKLDLQNGRIDAVFGDTAVVTEWLKDNDKLAAVGDKVTDKGYFGTGLGIAVRQGNTELQQKFNAALEKVKKDGTYQTIYAKWFQK, encoded by the coding sequence ATGAAAAAAGTACTGATTGCCGCGCTGCTCGCTAGCGTCAGCCTCTCCGCTGCCGCTGCTCAAACTATCCGTTTTGCGACCGAAGCATCCTACCCTCCATTTGAGTCGATGGATGCCAACAACCAGATCGTCGGCTTCGACGTGGATCTGGCCAACGCGCTGTGTAAAGAGATCGACGCGACCTGTACCTTCAGCAACCAATCTTTCGATAGCCTGATCCCTAGCCTGAAGTTCCGCCGTATTGACGCGGTGATGGCCGGTATGGATATCACCCCTGAGCGTGAAAAACAGGTTCTGTTCACCACTCCGTACTATGATAACTCCGCGCTGTTTGTCGGCGTGAAGGGCAAGTTCACCGGCATCGATCAGCTGAAAGGCAAAAAAGTCGGCGTACAGAACGGCACCACGCACCAGAAATTTATCATGGATAAACATCCGGAAATTACCACCGTGCCTTACGACAGCTATCAGAACGCGAAGCTGGACCTGCAAAACGGCCGTATTGATGCCGTCTTCGGCGACACCGCCGTGGTTACCGAATGGCTGAAAGATAACGACAAGCTGGCCGCCGTTGGCGACAAGGTGACCGACAAAGGTTACTTCGGCACCGGCCTGGGCATTGCCGTACGTCAGGGCAACACCGAGCTGCAGCAGAAATTTAACGCTGCGCTGGAAAAAGTGAAAAAAGATGGCACTTACCAAACCATCTACGCTAAATGGTTCCAGAAGTAA
- the artQ gene encoding arginine ABC transporter permease ArtQ — protein sequence MNEMFPLASAAGMTVGLAVCALVIGLALAMFFAVWESVKWRPIAWLGSALVTVLRGLPEILVVLFIYFGSSQLLLTLSDGFTINLGIVQIPVQMQIENFDVSPFLCGVIALSLLYAAYASQTLRGALKAVPAGQWESGQALGMSKSAIFFRLVMPQMWRHALPGLGNQWLVLLKDTALVSLISVNDLMLQTKSIATRTQEPFTWYIVAAAIYLVITLLSQYILKRIDLRTTRFERRPG from the coding sequence ATGAACGAAATGTTTCCTTTAGCAAGCGCCGCCGGTATGACCGTCGGCCTTGCCGTTTGTGCACTGGTTATCGGGCTCGCGCTGGCAATGTTCTTTGCGGTGTGGGAGTCGGTTAAATGGCGCCCTATCGCATGGCTCGGCTCCGCGCTGGTCACCGTGCTGCGCGGTCTACCGGAAATCCTGGTGGTGCTGTTTATCTACTTCGGCTCTTCACAGCTGCTGTTGACGCTGTCCGACGGTTTTACGATTAACCTCGGCATCGTGCAGATTCCGGTTCAGATGCAGATCGAAAACTTCGACGTCAGCCCGTTCCTGTGCGGCGTGATTGCCCTCTCCCTGCTCTATGCCGCTTACGCCTCGCAGACCCTGCGCGGCGCACTGAAAGCGGTACCGGCGGGCCAGTGGGAATCCGGCCAGGCGCTGGGGATGTCGAAAAGTGCTATCTTCTTCCGTCTGGTGATGCCGCAGATGTGGCGACACGCGCTGCCGGGCCTCGGCAACCAGTGGCTGGTACTGCTGAAAGATACCGCGCTGGTATCGCTGATTAGCGTGAACGACCTGATGCTGCAAACCAAAAGCATCGCGACGCGTACCCAGGAGCCGTTTACCTGGTACATCGTGGCGGCGGCTATCTATCTGGTGATCACGCTGCTGAGCCAGTACATCCTCAAACGCATTGACCTGCGTACCACTCGCTTCGAACGGAGACCAGGCTGA
- the artM gene encoding arginine ABC transporter permease ArtM, translating into MLEYLPELMKGLHTSLTLTVASIVVALVLALIFTIILTLKTPVLVWLVRGYITLFTGTPLLVQIFLIYYGPGQFPTLQNYPVLWHLLSEPWLCALIALSLNSAAYTTQLFFGAIRAIPEGQWQSCNALGMSKKDTLAILLPYAFKRALSSYSNEVVLVFKSTSLAYTITLMEVMGHGQLLYGRTYDVMVFGAAGLVYLVVNGLLTLLMRLIERKALAFERRD; encoded by the coding sequence ATGCTCGAGTATTTACCGGAACTGATGAAAGGGCTGCATACCAGCCTGACGCTGACCGTCGCCTCCATTGTGGTGGCGCTGGTACTGGCGCTGATCTTCACCATCATCCTGACGCTGAAAACGCCGGTGCTGGTGTGGCTGGTACGCGGCTACATCACGCTGTTTACCGGCACGCCGCTGCTGGTGCAGATCTTCCTGATTTACTACGGCCCGGGTCAGTTCCCGACGTTGCAAAACTATCCGGTGCTGTGGCATCTGCTCTCCGAGCCGTGGCTATGCGCGCTGATTGCCCTGTCGCTCAACAGCGCCGCCTATACCACGCAGCTGTTCTTTGGTGCGATCCGCGCCATTCCGGAAGGCCAGTGGCAGTCCTGTAACGCGCTGGGGATGAGTAAGAAAGATACGCTGGCGATCCTGCTGCCGTACGCCTTTAAACGTGCGCTCTCTTCCTACTCCAACGAAGTGGTGCTGGTGTTCAAGAGTACGTCGCTGGCCTATACCATCACGCTGATGGAGGTAATGGGCCACGGGCAGCTGCTGTACGGACGCACCTATGACGTGATGGTCTTTGGTGCCGCCGGGCTGGTGTATCTCGTCGTCAACGGCCTGCTGACGCTGCTGATGCGCCTGATTGAGCGCAAAGCGCTGGCCTTTGAGCGCCGCGACTAG
- the artJ gene encoding arginine ABC transporter substrate-binding protein ArtJ, giving the protein MKKLVLAALLATVAAGAQAAEKISFGVSATYPPFESMDANNQIVGFDIDLANALCKQIQAECTFTNHAFDSLIPALKFKKYDAVISGMDITPERSKQVAFTDAYYANSALVIAKKGEFKTFDDLKGKRIGMENGTTHQKYLMDKHPEVKTVAYDSYQNAIIDLKNGRIDGVFGDTAVVNEWLKTNPQLGAATEKVTDPQYFGIGLGIAVRPDNKALLEQLNGALKAIKADGTYQKISDKWFAE; this is encoded by the coding sequence ATGAAAAAATTAGTATTGGCCGCCTTACTGGCCACCGTTGCCGCAGGCGCCCAGGCCGCAGAAAAAATCAGCTTCGGCGTGTCCGCTACCTATCCGCCGTTTGAGTCCATGGATGCGAACAACCAGATCGTCGGCTTTGATATCGACCTTGCTAACGCGCTGTGCAAACAAATTCAGGCCGAATGTACCTTTACCAACCACGCGTTTGACAGCCTGATCCCGGCGCTGAAATTTAAGAAATACGATGCGGTGATCTCCGGTATGGACATCACGCCTGAGCGTAGCAAACAGGTCGCGTTTACCGATGCCTACTATGCTAACTCGGCGCTGGTAATTGCCAAAAAAGGCGAATTCAAAACCTTTGATGACCTGAAAGGCAAACGTATCGGTATGGAAAACGGGACGACCCACCAGAAATACCTGATGGACAAGCATCCGGAAGTGAAAACCGTCGCCTATGACAGCTACCAGAATGCGATTATCGACCTGAAAAATGGCCGTATCGACGGCGTCTTCGGCGATACCGCCGTGGTCAACGAATGGCTGAAAACGAACCCGCAGCTGGGTGCGGCCACTGAGAAAGTCACCGATCCGCAGTACTTCGGCATTGGCCTTGGCATCGCGGTACGCCCGGACAACAAAGCGCTGCTGGAGCAGCTGAACGGTGCACTCAAAGCGATTAAAGCAGACGGTACCTATCAGAAAATCAGCGACAAATGGTTCGCTGAGTAA